Proteins encoded together in one Corynebacterium liangguodongii window:
- a CDS encoding aminotransferase class I/II-fold pyridoxal phosphate-dependent enzyme → MSLLDLEKGELDQLAADVRARYDELKAKDLSLDLTRGKPSAEQLDFSRALLALPGEGDYTDATGADVRNYGNLAGIEDIRELWAGVLGIDHATLLAADASSLNIMFDLVSFSYVFGNNDSERPWKDEANVKWICPVPGYDRHFTITEQFGFEMVQVPMLDDGPDVDAIEELVKDPCVKGMWSVPIFGNPTGISYSREVIDRLAAMETAAPDFRIVWDNAYAVHTLTDEFPDNPDVISIAAEMGNPNRFWYMSSTSKITFAGAGVSFFASSKENLNWYTQIAGTRGIGPNKVNQLAHARYFRDAEGVYALMRKHADSLAPKFAAVLEILDERLGAYGVATWTKPKGGYFISLDVIDGTADRVWELAKQAGITLTKAGASFPHGKDPRGRNIRLAPSLPPLDEVREAMDGVATCVLLAAVEKLGA, encoded by the coding sequence ATGTCCCTGCTTGATCTAGAAAAGGGCGAGCTCGACCAGCTCGCTGCCGACGTCCGCGCCCGCTACGACGAGCTCAAGGCGAAGGACTTAAGCCTGGATTTGACCCGCGGTAAGCCTTCGGCGGAGCAGCTCGACTTCTCCCGCGCGCTGCTTGCTCTGCCGGGCGAGGGGGACTACACGGATGCCACCGGTGCGGATGTGCGCAATTACGGCAACCTGGCCGGCATTGAGGATATCCGCGAGCTGTGGGCCGGGGTGCTTGGCATCGACCACGCCACGCTCCTTGCGGCGGATGCCTCCTCGCTGAACATCATGTTCGACCTCGTCTCGTTTTCCTACGTTTTCGGCAACAACGATTCCGAGCGCCCGTGGAAGGACGAGGCCAACGTGAAGTGGATCTGCCCGGTGCCGGGCTACGATCGCCACTTCACCATCACCGAGCAATTCGGCTTCGAGATGGTCCAGGTGCCCATGCTCGACGATGGCCCCGACGTGGACGCGATCGAGGAGCTGGTCAAAGACCCTTGCGTGAAGGGAATGTGGAGCGTCCCCATTTTTGGGAACCCTACTGGAATTAGCTATTCTCGCGAGGTCATCGACCGTTTAGCGGCGATGGAAACTGCGGCGCCCGACTTCCGCATCGTGTGGGATAACGCGTATGCGGTGCACACGCTCACGGATGAGTTCCCGGACAACCCGGATGTCATCTCCATCGCTGCGGAGATGGGCAACCCGAACCGTTTCTGGTACATGAGCTCGACGTCGAAGATCACCTTCGCCGGGGCGGGGGTGTCTTTCTTCGCGTCCTCGAAGGAGAACCTCAACTGGTATACGCAGATCGCGGGCACCCGCGGCATCGGCCCGAACAAGGTCAACCAGCTCGCGCACGCACGGTACTTCCGGGACGCCGAGGGCGTGTATGCGCTCATGCGCAAGCACGCTGATTCGCTCGCGCCGAAGTTCGCGGCGGTGCTCGAGATTCTCGACGAGCGCCTGGGTGCCTACGGCGTCGCCACGTGGACGAAGCCCAAGGGCGGCTACTTCATCTCGCTCGACGTCATCGACGGCACCGCTGATCGCGTGTGGGAGCTGGCGAAGCAGGCGGGCATTACGCTCACGAAGGCGGGGGCCTCGTTCCCGCACGGCAAGGATCCGCGCGGCCGCAACATCCGTCTCGCTCCTTCGCTGCCGCCGTTGGATGAGGTCCGTGAGGCGATGGACGGCGTGGCCACCTGCGTGCTGCTCGCGGCAGTGGAAAAGCTCGGGGCATGA
- a CDS encoding SGNH/GDSL hydrolase family protein — MKVLSRLTILAASAAAAIAGVAAAPAHAQPEPGKYHKYVAVGDSFASVGSITQFDVLDRPLCARSNDNYPRQLAARLGLSGPEQFRDESCGFARTKDYWRPQHVPLPFTNPSTQAEAITPDTDLVTVTLGGNPSTEDALAACLPAVLGFNGQPNPLSSTSSYPAGLRDSIEAMQQSSARRGITCGNGTASVAHTNRDYHDEYLAIVRDIQRRAPQAQVRVVGYFDVVGDPERTCPDLGGATLEDRLWIKNYINGLNDVGRQVAAETGTIFVEPPANPQGMCADPDVREASFLGVPDNGIPFHPNGKGQARVAEEIFKTL; from the coding sequence ATGAAAGTGCTATCTCGCCTCACCATCCTTGCCGCCTCCGCGGCCGCCGCTATCGCGGGGGTCGCAGCTGCCCCCGCGCACGCGCAACCGGAGCCGGGGAAGTACCACAAGTATGTCGCCGTGGGGGATTCGTTCGCCTCCGTCGGTTCCATCACCCAATTCGACGTCCTCGACCGTCCGCTGTGCGCGCGCTCGAACGACAATTACCCGCGCCAACTCGCGGCTCGCCTCGGGCTCAGCGGCCCCGAGCAGTTCCGTGATGAGTCCTGCGGGTTCGCACGAACCAAGGACTACTGGCGTCCGCAGCACGTTCCCCTGCCGTTTACCAACCCGTCTACGCAGGCTGAGGCAATCACGCCCGACACTGACCTCGTCACTGTTACCCTCGGTGGTAATCCGTCCACAGAGGATGCGCTGGCGGCGTGTCTTCCCGCTGTGCTTGGCTTCAACGGCCAGCCGAATCCTTTGTCGTCAACTTCCTCGTACCCCGCTGGGCTGCGAGATTCGATTGAGGCTATGCAACAGTCGTCGGCGCGCAGGGGGATAACATGCGGAAACGGCACTGCTTCTGTGGCCCACACCAACCGCGATTACCACGACGAATACCTCGCTATCGTGCGCGATATCCAGCGCCGCGCACCGCAGGCGCAGGTGCGCGTGGTGGGCTACTTCGACGTCGTGGGCGACCCGGAGCGCACTTGCCCGGACCTCGGCGGTGCGACGCTGGAGGACCGGTTGTGGATTAAGAACTACATCAACGGCCTCAACGACGTTGGCCGGCAGGTGGCCGCGGAGACCGGCACGATCTTCGTCGAGCCGCCCGCCAACCCCCAGGGAATGTGCGCCGACCCCGATGTGCGCGAGGCGAGTTTCCTGGGCGTGCCTGACAATGGCATCCCCTTCCACCCTAACGGCAAGGGGCAGGCGCGCGTGGCAGAGGAGATTTTCAAGACCCTCTAG
- the nrdF gene encoding class 1b ribonucleoside-diphosphate reductase subunit beta — protein MRTPTEFLADSQTPPHFRLGNAKPLRPINWNRVQDPKDLEVWNRLTSNFWLPEKVPLSNDLADWNKLGELERRLTMRVFTGLTLLDTVQASVGEISQIQDAQTDHEEAVYANIAFMQAVHARSYSSVFSTLSSTAEIDAAYSWAIDNPVLQERAAVVLRHYFGDDPLKRKVASTLLSSLLLYAGFYLPLHFSVHAKLTNTADLIRLILRDKAVHGYYSGYKYQRGLEKHPQETQEQMREFTYDLVRQLYNLEVEYSGELYKPFGLFDDVSAFVRYNANKALMNLGYKELFASKKCVIRPEILTALTPGADENHDFFSGSGSSYVIGKTVETDDTDWDF, from the coding sequence ATGAGAACACCCACCGAGTTTCTCGCGGATTCGCAAACGCCCCCGCACTTCCGCCTGGGCAACGCCAAGCCGCTGCGGCCGATTAATTGGAACCGCGTGCAAGACCCGAAGGACCTCGAGGTGTGGAACCGCCTGACCAGCAACTTCTGGCTGCCCGAGAAGGTCCCGCTGTCGAACGACCTGGCGGATTGGAACAAGCTCGGCGAATTAGAAAGGCGCCTGACCATGCGCGTGTTCACCGGCCTAACGCTGCTCGACACCGTGCAGGCCAGCGTCGGCGAGATCAGCCAGATCCAGGACGCCCAGACCGACCATGAAGAGGCGGTCTACGCCAACATCGCGTTCATGCAGGCGGTCCACGCCCGCAGCTACTCCTCGGTCTTTTCCACCCTGTCATCCACCGCAGAGATCGACGCCGCCTATTCCTGGGCGATCGACAACCCCGTGCTGCAAGAGCGCGCCGCCGTGGTACTGCGCCACTACTTTGGCGACGACCCATTAAAGCGCAAAGTAGCCTCCACCCTGCTGTCGTCCCTGCTGCTCTACGCCGGGTTCTACCTGCCCCTCCACTTCAGCGTGCACGCGAAGCTGACCAACACCGCCGACCTCATCCGCCTCATCCTGCGCGACAAGGCGGTCCACGGCTACTACTCCGGTTACAAGTACCAGCGCGGCCTGGAGAAACACCCGCAGGAGACACAGGAGCAGATGCGCGAGTTCACCTACGACCTCGTGCGCCAGCTCTACAACCTTGAGGTCGAATACTCCGGCGAGCTCTACAAGCCCTTCGGGCTTTTCGACGACGTCTCCGCCTTCGTCCGCTACAACGCGAACAAGGCCCTGATGAACCTCGGCTACAAAGAGCTCTTCGCCTCAAAGAAGTGCGTCATCCGCCCAGAGATCCTCACCGCACTTACCCCCGGGGCCGACGAGAACCACGACTTCTTCTCCGGCTCCGGGTCCTCCTACGTCATCGGCAAGACCGTAGAGACCGACGACACCGACTGGGACTTCTAG
- the nrdI gene encoding class Ib ribonucleoside-diphosphate reductase assembly flavoprotein NrdI produces the protein MTETPRLVYFSSASENTKRFVDKLGIPALRIPLYPKRDGMLRVSAPYVLIVPTYGGGSIKGAIPVQVRKFLNVEANRALLRGVITAGNRNFGTAYCIAGPMISRKCGVPELYRFELLGTEHDVARVRSGLKEFFASDAFIRHAEPAEQH, from the coding sequence ATGACAGAGACCCCGCGCCTGGTGTACTTCTCCTCGGCGAGCGAGAACACCAAGCGGTTTGTTGACAAGCTCGGCATCCCAGCGCTGCGCATCCCCCTGTACCCGAAGCGCGACGGAATGCTTCGCGTCAGCGCCCCCTACGTGCTCATCGTCCCCACCTACGGCGGCGGGAGCATCAAAGGCGCCATCCCGGTACAGGTGAGGAAGTTCCTCAACGTCGAGGCCAACCGGGCCCTGCTGCGCGGCGTCATCACCGCAGGTAACCGAAACTTTGGCACCGCGTACTGCATAGCTGGGCCCATGATCTCCCGAAAGTGCGGTGTCCCGGAGCTCTACCGATTCGAGCTCCTCGGCACCGAGCACGACGTCGCGCGCGTGCGAAGCGGACTGAAAGAGTTTTTCGCCTCCGACGCCTTTATCCGTCACGCCGAACCTGCCGAGCAGCACTAA
- a CDS encoding cadmium resistance transporter gives MLATIAQAALLFAATNIDDIIVLALFFARGAGEPLAWRRILAGQYVGFAGILAVSLLSAWGAAALFPPSAIPYLGLIPLAIGLKSAWDAYRGEDDDDLAGSTRVTTVAVAAVTFANGGDNIGLYLPVFITAPEWAVAVYCGVFLVLVAALVWLARFAATRPGIREWLERSDKILFPAVMIVLGVVILGSGVGLGSN, from the coding sequence ATGCTCGCCACCATCGCGCAGGCCGCACTGCTGTTCGCGGCCACCAACATCGACGACATCATCGTGCTCGCGCTGTTCTTCGCCCGCGGGGCGGGGGAACCTCTCGCGTGGCGACGCATCCTCGCCGGCCAGTACGTAGGCTTCGCTGGCATCCTCGCCGTCTCGCTGTTGAGTGCGTGGGGAGCTGCGGCGCTGTTCCCGCCCTCGGCGATCCCGTACCTCGGGCTCATCCCGCTGGCGATCGGCCTGAAGTCGGCCTGGGACGCGTACCGCGGCGAGGACGACGATGACCTCGCTGGATCCACGCGTGTGACCACCGTGGCCGTCGCCGCTGTTACCTTCGCTAACGGAGGGGACAACATCGGCCTCTACCTGCCCGTATTCATCACGGCGCCGGAGTGGGCCGTGGCGGTGTACTGCGGTGTTTTCCTCGTGCTGGTCGCGGCCCTGGTGTGGCTTGCGCGCTTCGCGGCGACGCGGCCGGGGATTCGTGAGTGGCTGGAGCGTTCCGACAAGATCTTGTTCCCCGCGGTGATGATCGTCCTCGGGGTGGTGATCCTGGGCAGCGGTGTGGGGCTGGGAAGTAATTGA
- a CDS encoding AAA family ATPase, with the protein MLLSIAITNYRSFSEEAVLDLQRRGFKTLRPRGGETWRDNTWRRAAVFGANASGKSNILRPLSLLRDAVFRSLTGERFVAALRDPHRLSLDRETSFEVEYVADDVHYRWLLVLDNAGVVKEKLEAVERVRFIKLFERTRNDIEFGQQSGLPQAAKGNIEQFMRNWSLVFSAWDTVKSPGKHIAAVDWWRFFLPLIDGEGDQVQRHRWLIDLAQENVHWLTALTSILRVADVGVINVDVRKEDAPPAVEQVLYSMSQKAANDTQLKVDAEAIEQYLRYLEFEHESDGASFSLHEEDESQGTKTWMDVVVPALFALTLGGVLTVDEIGLSLHPLLVRQLVSYFDDPELNPSGAQLLFTSHDTSLIGKQPDEVLHRGEVWFVDKQSSRSELIALDEFPVRSAHNIEKRYLQGSYGAVPIPDNAELVRTLDELRRSYTDLSRTR; encoded by the coding sequence GTGCTGCTCTCAATCGCGATCACAAACTACCGCTCTTTTTCCGAGGAAGCGGTGTTGGACCTCCAGCGTCGCGGGTTTAAGACTCTTCGGCCGCGCGGCGGGGAGACGTGGCGGGACAACACCTGGCGGCGAGCCGCCGTCTTTGGCGCCAATGCATCCGGAAAGTCGAATATCTTGCGCCCCTTGTCGTTACTTCGCGACGCTGTCTTCCGCTCCCTGACGGGCGAGAGATTCGTGGCGGCGTTGCGGGATCCGCATCGGTTGTCACTCGACAGGGAGACGTCCTTTGAAGTCGAGTACGTCGCGGACGATGTGCACTACCGCTGGCTTCTGGTTCTTGACAATGCCGGCGTGGTCAAGGAGAAGCTGGAAGCCGTCGAGCGTGTTCGTTTCATCAAACTCTTTGAGCGCACCCGCAACGACATCGAGTTCGGGCAGCAATCGGGACTCCCGCAGGCCGCGAAGGGGAATATAGAGCAATTTATGCGCAACTGGTCATTAGTGTTTTCCGCCTGGGACACCGTGAAGTCTCCGGGTAAACACATCGCCGCGGTTGACTGGTGGCGTTTCTTCCTACCGTTGATCGACGGGGAAGGCGACCAGGTCCAGCGCCACAGGTGGCTTATCGACCTCGCTCAGGAAAACGTTCATTGGCTGACCGCCTTGACGTCCATCCTCCGCGTGGCGGATGTCGGAGTGATCAACGTTGATGTGCGGAAAGAAGATGCGCCTCCGGCCGTGGAGCAGGTCCTCTATTCGATGAGCCAAAAAGCTGCCAACGACACTCAGCTCAAGGTTGATGCGGAGGCTATTGAACAGTACTTGCGTTACCTGGAGTTCGAGCACGAGAGTGACGGCGCGAGCTTTTCTCTCCATGAGGAAGACGAATCGCAGGGGACCAAGACCTGGATGGATGTTGTCGTTCCCGCGCTTTTCGCACTTACCCTTGGGGGAGTTCTTACCGTCGACGAGATCGGACTCTCATTGCACCCGCTGCTTGTGCGCCAACTGGTTTCGTATTTCGATGATCCTGAGCTCAATCCATCAGGAGCCCAGCTGCTGTTTACGTCGCACGACACATCGCTTATCGGTAAGCAGCCCGACGAGGTGCTCCACCGCGGGGAGGTATGGTTTGTCGACAAACAAAGCTCTCGTTCCGAGCTCATTGCGCTCGACGAGTTTCCCGTGCGCAGCGCCCATAACATCGAAAAACGCTACTTGCAGGGCAGCTATGGAGCAGTACCGATCCCGGATAACGCCGAACTCGTTCGCACCCTCGACGAACTGCGGCGGAGCTACACAGACCTCTCGCGGACAAGGTAG